The Streptomyces halobius genomic interval TCCACAAACTATTGCGCATCTTGTGGAACGGAGAGACTCTGCGGCCATGGCAGACACCACGATGCACACCAATCCCAGCACCCCCGGTACGGCCCGGCAGGCGGACCCCTTCCCGGTCAAGGGGATGGACGCGGTCGTCTTCGCCGTCGGCAACGCCAAGCAGGCCGCGCACTACTACTCCACCGCCTTCGGTATGAAGCGCGTCGCCTACGCCGGACCGGAGAACGGCAGCCGTGAGACCGCGAGTTATGTACTCGAATCCGGCGGCGCCCGGTTCGTGTTCACCTCCGTCATCAAGCCCATGACGGACTGGGGCCGCTTCCTGGCCGACCATGTCGCCACGCACGGCGACGGCGTCATCGACCTCGCCATCGAGGTCCCCGACGCCCGCGCCGCGTACGCGTACGCCGTCGAGCACGGCGCGACCGGCCTCACCGAGCCCTACGACACCAAGGACGAGTACGGCACCGTCGTCCGGGCCGCCATCGCCACCTACGGCCGGACCCGGCACACGCTCGTCGAGCGCTCCGGCTACGACGGCCCGTACCTGCCCGGCTTCGCACCCGTCGCACCCGTCGTCGAGCCCCCGGAGAAGCGGTTCTTCCAGGCCGTCGACCACTGCGTCGGCAATGTCGAGCTGGGCAAGATGAACGAGTGGGTGGCCTTCTACAACAAGGTCATGGGCTTCACCAACATGAAGGAGTTCGTCGGCGACGACATCGCCACCGAGTACTCCGCCCTGATGTCCAAGGTCGTCGCGGACGGAACCAAGAAGGTGAAGTTCCCGATCAACGAACCGGCCATCGCCAAGAAGAAGTCGCAGATCGACGAATATCTGGAGTTCTACGGCGGCCCCGGCGTGCAGCACATCGCCCTCGCCACCAACGACATCGTGGCGACGGTCCGTCAGATGCGCGCTGCGGGCGTCGAGTTCCTCAACGTACCGGATACCTATTACGACACCCTCGGCGAGTGGGTCGGCGACACCCGCGTCCCCCTCGACGAACTGCGCGAACTGAAGATCCTCGCCGACCGCGACGAGGACGGCTATCTGCTGCAGATCTTCACCAAGCCGGTCCAGGACCGCCCGACCGTCTTCTTCGAGATGATCGAGCGGCATGGCTCCCTGGGCTTCGGCAAGGGCAACTTCAAGGCGCTGTTCGAGGCGATCGAGCGGGAACAGGAGCGGCGCGGGAATCTCTGACGCGGAGGACCCGTCCCACGGGCCGTACACGATCTTCCGTGTACGGCCCACGGATGTCACGCTGGGCGGCATGGACCTCATCACACGTCTGCGCGCCGGACTCCCGGGTGACGCCATACTCACCGACCCCGACATCACCGGCTCCTACGCCCACGACATGGCGAGTTTCTGCGCGGCCGGCACGCCCGCCGTCGTGGTGCTGCCGCGCACCGTCGAGCAGGTCCAGCACGTGATGCGTACCGCCACCGCACTGCGCGTCCCGGTCGTCCCACAGGGCGCGCGGACGGGGCTGTCGGGCGCCGCGAACGCCTCCGACGGCTGCCTCGTGCTCTCGCTGGTCAAGATGGACCGGATCATCGAGATCAACCCGGTCGACCGGATCGCGGTCGTCGAGCCCGGGGTCGTCAACGCCGCCCTCTCCCGGGCGGTCGGCGCACACGGCCTCTACTACCCGCCGGATCCCTCCAGCTGGGAGGAGTGCTCGATCGGCGGCAACATCGGCACCGCGTCCGGCGGCCTGTGCTGCGTCAAGTACGGCGTCACCGCCGAATACGTCCTCGGCCTGGACGTGGTCCTCGCCGACGGACGCCTGCTGACGACCGGCCGCCGCACCGCAAAAGGCGTCGCCGGCTATGACCTCACCCGCCTGTTCGTCGGCTCCGAGGGCAGCCTCGGCATCGTGGTCCGTGCCGTCCTCGCTCTCAAACCGGAGCCGCCCCAACAGCTCGCCCTGGCCGCCGAGTTCCCCTCCGTCGCGGCCGCCTGCGCAGCCGTCTGCGAGATCATGGCCCGTGGCCACGCCCCCTCGCTGCTGGAACTCATGGACCGTACGAGCATCCGCGCCGTCAACGCCATGGCGCGGATGGGCCTCCCGGACAGCACCGAGGCGCTGCTGCTCGCCGCCTTCGACCACCCGGAACCGGCCGGCGAACTCGCCGCCGTCGGCGCACTGTGCACCGCGGCCGGCGCCACCCAGGTCGTCCCGGCCGAGACCGCCGCCGAGTCGGACCTGCTGCTGCAGGCCCGGCGGCTGACGCTGACCGCCCTGGAGCAGATCAAGGGCACCACGATGATCGACGACGTCTGTGTACCGCGCTCCCGGCTGGCCGCCATGCTGGAGGGCACCGCCGCCATCGCCGAGAAGTACGGCCTCACCATCGGCGTCTGCGCGCACGCGGGCGACGGCAACACCCATCCGACCGTGTGCTTCGACGCCACCGACGCCGACGAGTCCCGCCG includes:
- the hppD gene encoding 4-hydroxyphenylpyruvate dioxygenase; protein product: MADTTMHTNPSTPGTARQADPFPVKGMDAVVFAVGNAKQAAHYYSTAFGMKRVAYAGPENGSRETASYVLESGGARFVFTSVIKPMTDWGRFLADHVATHGDGVIDLAIEVPDARAAYAYAVEHGATGLTEPYDTKDEYGTVVRAAIATYGRTRHTLVERSGYDGPYLPGFAPVAPVVEPPEKRFFQAVDHCVGNVELGKMNEWVAFYNKVMGFTNMKEFVGDDIATEYSALMSKVVADGTKKVKFPINEPAIAKKKSQIDEYLEFYGGPGVQHIALATNDIVATVRQMRAAGVEFLNVPDTYYDTLGEWVGDTRVPLDELRELKILADRDEDGYLLQIFTKPVQDRPTVFFEMIERHGSLGFGKGNFKALFEAIEREQERRGNL
- a CDS encoding FAD-binding oxidoreductase: MDLITRLRAGLPGDAILTDPDITGSYAHDMASFCAAGTPAVVVLPRTVEQVQHVMRTATALRVPVVPQGARTGLSGAANASDGCLVLSLVKMDRIIEINPVDRIAVVEPGVVNAALSRAVGAHGLYYPPDPSSWEECSIGGNIGTASGGLCCVKYGVTAEYVLGLDVVLADGRLLTTGRRTAKGVAGYDLTRLFVGSEGSLGIVVRAVLALKPEPPQQLALAAEFPSVAAACAAVCEIMARGHAPSLLELMDRTSIRAVNAMARMGLPDSTEALLLAAFDHPEPAGELAAVGALCTAAGATQVVPAETAAESDLLLQARRLTLTALEQIKGTTMIDDVCVPRSRLAAMLEGTAAIAEKYGLTIGVCAHAGDGNTHPTVCFDATDADESRRARESFDAIMALGLELGGTITGEHGVGVLKKEWLARELGPVGMELQRGIKQVFDPLGLLNPGKLF